The Hydrogenobacter thermophilus TK-6 genome window below encodes:
- the rbfA gene encoding 30S ribosome-binding factor RbfA encodes MSIRREKLTKLLKEEIAEILREAHDPRLAMAVITRLDLSKDGKHAKIYFTTIPEGVEKDVEKALNAAEGYIRSLLLRRLSLKFVPHLTFKFDVELKQLEKLWEKL; translated from the coding sequence ATGAGCATAAGAAGGGAGAAACTCACCAAACTTTTAAAGGAAGAAATAGCTGAGATCTTAAGGGAAGCTCACGACCCAAGGCTTGCCATGGCAGTCATCACAAGACTTGATCTGTCAAAAGATGGCAAGCATGCGAAAATTTACTTTACCACCATACCGGAAGGTGTAGAAAAAGATGTGGAAAAAGCTTTAAATGCCGCAGAAGGCTACATAAGGAGTCTGCTTCTCAGAAGGCTAAGTTTGAAGTTTGTCCCCCATCTTACCTTTAAATTTGATGTGGAGCTAAAGCAGTTGGAAAAGCTATGGGAAAAACTCTGA